CTGCTAAACTCTTTTACAAGAAAGAGCTGTGTCAGCTATTAAAATGATAACTTATTACAACAGAGCATATGGATAACATGTCCCGCTGACTCTTCTAACTCTTGACATTTCCTTGAAATTACATTGCAGTCACTTTTTCATCAGTTTGGTGAACAATCACGTTCTCAGATGCATTAGGGCCGTCACTGCTCCTGAAAAACAAGTGTCAGTTCCAGTGTTTAATAGCAAGTCCTACATTTCCAAGGGAATAATCACTCCTTTTCCATTAATTTTAatcattaacattaaattaaacataaacatCAGATGAGGCGTTTCTTCAGGTTGAACATGATTTCAGGCCATATAAACAGTTCTCATGAGCATTATCAGTAATGATAGTTTATCTTTTATCCCAAGGATGTGTCTATTTATAGTATTGAATCACTCTGAGCTTTATAACGGCTGTATTTGTTGAGGTATTATTACCTGACTGCATCAAGACTGATTTCACGGGTTGATCCATTAGTCATGGCGTATTCAGTTGGTATGACTGCTTCTGGTTTGCTTTagtcaaaaagaaaaatggattaaaatgtgatgtttacaCATTTGGGAAACtagttgttaaaaataaaattacaagtgaactatatatataaataaacatgtttatgAATTACtcttaatgagaaaaaaaataaggaaTGTACATTAATAAAGGTTCTTACTGGCTTTTATGGTtacatgaagaacctttatcaTCCATAGAAACCTTTCCAtttcacaaaaggttctttacagtggaaaagggttctttagattattaaaatgttcttcacactatggttcttttaaaaactctttgctgaaaggttctttgaggaaaccaaaatggttcttctattgTATCGCTAcgaaacccccttttggaatctttatttttaacagtgtataAGCAATATTCCATTACTTAaaaagatagttcacccaaaaatgaaaattctggcaaTATACAACAGTATGCACTGtcatgactgactttcttctgcaaaacacaaactattttgataaatgtgtttgtttgttttttggttttttttacccaattgactttcattgtatggacaacaGCCGTTCTTCAAAATAGCTActgtatcttcttttgtgttatgcagaagaaagtcatacaggtttggaacaacatgagggtgaataaatgatgacagaattgtcccTATTGGCTACCTTTACTATTAAAAATGCTGCTGGTTTCAGTTCGGCGTTGAAATATAGACGCAACGGATTACCTTGGAGTTTCACACCAGGCTTTGTTTACAAGGAAGGTGATGAAGACGAGGAAGAGAAACACACCAACGGCAATGATTCCCGTAAGCCAGTTGGGCAGAGCTTGTTCTGCTTTCTCTAAAAGAGACACGTGATAAAACTATGTTAAAATACCTTAAACTATTGAAAATAAGGGCTGGATCTCACTTTTATGTGCTTAGTGATGCTTTTTTCTAACTCTCTAGATTTCCCTCCGAAAGAAATATGTGAAGGCTTTACCTGTTTGAGCCGCAACTAGTCCCAGTGTGAGCAGAAGCCAGTGAAGCACAGTGATTGGTTTTCCCATGTTTGTTCCTCTTTAGATGCgcaaaaaatatgttgaaatgcTGAAATAAGGACCTGTATCCCTGCTTTTCTCTAACCAGGAAACAGTTATCTGTACTTCAGTGGAAGAAAAAGACAACACCCAGTGGTCTATACAAGTCGAGTCAATCATTTACCCACTGAACAGAGATGTGACCGGTGCGTGGAACATATCTGATTACATCTGATTAAACTGTTATCCCAGTCATATCAATATCAGctacataataaatactgcTGTTTTGTTCTCAAGATGACGGTAGAGTTGTTAATCCAGTGGAGGAAGTCCTATCCCACCGTGCAGATTTAAGAAATGAAGACGCTCCATAAGCCGTTAATGTGAGTCTTTAGATTTCCGCGATTACGGAATTTGTCTGGTTAGCATTCCATGGTTTTCAATTAGTAACAGATCATTGAAGGGCTTTTTGAAACATTAAAGCCACCAGTGCCACTTTGCTCCTGTGGAAGTTACAGTTTAGCTAGAGAAAACAAGCAAAGCTTTATAATTGACGCAGATCCATGTTTTGACCACTACACTTTGGGTGtccattaattttttaataatttaacagtCAATTATTCCACATTTATCCTACCACTACTTATTAATAAGGGGTTTATCTCAGGAGAAGCGTTCCTGCAGCGTGAATGGTGCATGGCACTAGCAACGCCAAGGTCATTGGTTTGATTCCCAGAAAATGCTTGAACTGATAGGCTATACTATGTTATACAGTTTatctttattggcatcaatggtcacataaagaacctctaatatccatggaacctttccattctaCAATTCTAAAGTGGAAAAAGattctttacatttttaagaaaacacttttttttttttttttttcccctcaatgTTCAATGTACTGTAAGTCGTTTTAGATAAAGTCAAATGCCAAATGCGTATAAGAGCTACTTCTCAAAGCCAGgtgcacatataaatgtctgacTGATGTGATCACAGAGTGATCCTTGCAAAGAAAATGCACATTGTGTAAAATCAATAGTTTGTACCATTCATATCATAGCCAATACTTTGGTCCAAACTGTCCCCGTGGGATCTACACCAGGGGTGTCAATctcagggtacgtttacataACGATATGCTAAAtcctgaaaagtttttttttttttgcatttttgcgTACTGacaacaccattgtcaaaatgatccccattcacacaaaTCCCCAGAGAACGACttaaaacgctgtattattcatgccaggccagtagtaggcgatgtcactttgtaaacaaacacTTTGCACCTATAGATTaatagtctcagcctcagacgtcacgtccacggaccgttggctgaacgtctgatgcatatggcacacttatctgaaaacacttcaggagtttcgaagtcgtcatctggttggttgaattctaccggatgtccgggagacgcgTGTTGCattctttaatggtccgcctgaaaacaaatgctgtgacgCTAAACCCCCTCCTGGACaagcgcttaccaggatcaactaaatgctggattttcaaagaATGTGAAGTTCACGGCTCCATTGTTGGAGTAAACTTGCACGttcttaaattaataatttattagaagCACGCCGGTCTGTTgcagggacatcgactttacattttcacgccccaaACATCACGTAGAACAACACGAGCTGTGATTGTTtgcattacatgtcagtcaaacatcctcttgggcggtccttggccaatgaaagctgcgattgagtccagaccttctgccatcagtctgaaggtctggctacgcaagACTAATAGACTAAACACATAATACACAAGCGCATGACgtcagttttcacaaattcacgtttttgtagtttacacggagatgataacGGTAGCCTGTCGTTTTCAataacttgcactttgaaacactttttcaaaagtttgcatttttaggcccccaaaatgctgttgtcatgtaaatgaacggccaaaatgcataaaaagtctTACATTTTtcgttgaaaatggtgttgtggaAACGGCCCCTCGGTTTCTGGAGAGTCACTGTCCtgaagagtttagctccaaccctaattaaacacacccgAACCAGCTagtcaaggtcttcaggattactaaaaaCTTCCAGGCATGTGTTTtgaagctgaactctgcaggacagtggccctgaAGGAGCAGAGTTTGACACTTGTGATGGACACGACTGTGACACCATATTTCTGACATTGCCAGAAGTTTGTTGGAGGGTAAGGTTTATTGCAAAGGCAATTAATTGGCTGTCGGTGAACAAGTCACAACTAAGCCATCAAAGACAGCCAATTTTAGTCTTATGACaagaaaaatcttttaaaaccCCCAAAATTTGTCTCAAGTGGCCTCTTGAATGATGCAAACAGCAACTACACAAGCGGCATTTTTCATGGAAAAGATCTGTcggcatgacaaaaaaaaaaacattttgtttaaaaattacgaACATTGCAAACTTATATACAACTGTAATGCAGCTGCCAAACCTAGAACTTTTATAGAGCAATAAATATTTCACGCAGACAAGATATTGCTGTTTAACACCTCGCTTGACTAACCAACAAGTTGATGAATGACTAGTTTGTTTGAACTTGAGGGCATTGCTGACTGTCTTTGTCCTCTCTTATTAAACCACAATAGATGAGTGTACATGAGAGAGCGCTCTTGAGGTGAAGAGTGACAGAGCAAATGATTAACAGAccaaaacagagaaaaagaggCGGAGTTGGATGAAGACCACGATCCGCCCCTCTGGACTCAAGGGACACATGAGCGTCTCGCAGCCCAGAGGAAATTAGCACTGCTTTAAATGCGCTCTGCCCACTCATTAACACCTCGTATAAAATACCGGCCAGCTCCCCAAGGGAGCCACTTCTACCGATGGTGTGGTAGATAGCCATGAGAGACACCAGTGGAGACTCTTTCCACTGGCCCGTCCTGCCTCTGAGAACCAGACCTTTGGGAGGTTCACTGGGATGTCCTTGTCCCAGAAGGAGGAGCGTCTTAATTGAATACTCTCTCCCCTTGTCTAGTTATCTCAGTGTAATGGTGGTCTTTATCAGTCGGTAAGCATGTCTTTTTGTTGTGATTGGATCCTTTGAGATCCATCCAGGTTGAAGCTCTGTAGCCTTCAGTTTGGGGCCACTGGTGGGAAAAAGGCGGATAGCGACTACACCGCAGTTAATTAAAAAGGGAAAAGATGGCGTCAAAAATCCCTGATTGAATCCGTACCACCAGCCCACTATTTCAATAGTGAGAGCATTGGCATTTGAGATGAATGAGGGACTTAATAGAATTAGAGTGTTTTGATGGTGTGTTTAATCTCTGGTGGGATACACACAGGCCTGTGTCATGTGGCTTTAGTATTCATGGGAAGCAGACACCATTGAAGATCTTACTAATCTTCAATGGACAAATAAAACTCTAATTGAGCAGCACAGAACTTGATATTGAGCCCACAATTTAATTGTTTAGAGTGAGATTTCCCCAATGAGATAAATGAAACATGTTTGTGTTAAAAGTTACGTCTGATAATTTTGATTCAGACCTGTAATGTAACTTATTTATGTCTTACTAAAATGACAATCggtcagttttactggtagtccactgtatgaagaatttttgggtataatgtgtcatagtttactttattttgctatcctcacttacataaatgaactatagtgtcctgtaaATATATTGGTtaaataagtattacatttataaatattttatactacaataatactataatattattacattttaaatacattttatttatatagaccagatttattattttaaaatatattattatataatattataaattttaataataattgatattaatataaatattgactgattgattaattgtgatttttgGTGAAAAGTTTTTGTCAAATCaccataaataaatattatgttgatttttagtggggggaaaaacacaattaattaattttatttggttatgtttttatcaaatacaatatttacaaactaatatatatatatatatatatatatatatatatatatatataatttatgtaatgtatgtatttatttatttatctatctatcaagCACCATAAATGAGTAAAATCTTTAATTTTATGTATgatgatttttgtcatttttggagcccAATGTAACAAATGATAACCAAATTTTCATGTTAATAGTTGctattcatgttaaataatgtaaattaatgtttctctctctcagagcCAATGTGTATTTGTTTGCACACTACCCCCTCTTGATATGAAATGGAGTTACAGCCTTTTAATGATATAAAAGCTCTATTTCCTTTGTCTGAAATGTCTCTCATGTCCTTTAGCTGGTAGGATGGAAAGCGTTTGACAAGGTCGTGCACGTATGTGGGTGTGGGTGTGGATCAGTGATTGGTCTGAGAACTGCCCTTGGATCAGTTTTTCACAGTCACTGTAGGGTCCCTTGGGGCTAGTAGACCGACCAATGACTTTTTCATTGGCTTTGATTCTTATCAGCCTTTCAGACTCATATTCCCAGGGTTCAGACACCCATAGACACCCTGCTATGACCCTGACTGTCCTTACACCCTCAAAAGCTCAAAATAAGATAGGCTTTTTCTGTGTTTCTGACGTATTAAGTGCCTGCAGTATGTCTTAGACAGAATCTAAATCTTATTGAAGGTATTTCATGTTATCACATCCCGCTGTAATCATTTTTCATGTCAGGGATTTAACATTTTGTTccttacataaaaatacattgtattttttatttaagtcCCGGATAGCATGAGtgatttgacagtattttcatatatccaagattttttttctgtttaatcCCTGTCTGCTGTGTTTTTGACACTTCGTAAAACGCTCcactggatatttttttttccttctctacCTTTACAGTTGTCATGGCAACAGAAACGGCTATTATATTTCAGACATTTATATGAACGTAATGTCCAGTGGCCAAGCACTGCGTAATATCTGACACAATAAATTGTCTTTTGAATGCAgcattttttatataacaatagCACACGTTTTCaggtttgtgttttttatttttgtgggtttttatataaaatttgtgAGATATAACATTGCATATATTCATAGATAGATTTTCACCTTACAACAAAGGTCTTTCTACTAAATAtcacattaaaataaccattttttgtttgtttgctcattTAATACCCAATAAAAGATTTAAAGGTACCAAGACTGGTTACTCAATCCTCTGCTAAAAAGCAGATCAAGTTCATACAAGTTAAATAAAGTGACAGAACGTTACTCAATGAATGCGTCATTGCGAGATGGTCGGGTTGGAGGGGTGTTTAAGCCAAAGAAACGAATAAATGAAGGGGAGATGGAGATGCGAATTAATGGTGTACCATGATCACAATGCAAAAGAACAGTCTAAAGGAACAAGGGTCATCATTACAGACACACGACATTATCCCGGTTTATGTACACATTCTTGTACCTCCTCCACCATTTTTCTCGAATGATTGTGTTTCGAAACATAATACCGAAAAACCATTTACAAAATGGTGATACTTTTTCCCCCAAATAGCGTTGTTGCTATTGCCGGTGACGCTAATAATACTTAAAGGTCATATTCCATTGAAATTCCCAGTATGTACACATTTGTCTCAAAGATGCTGCACAAAGCCAAAGCCGGGTCATCAttacatcatttactcaccgctCTAAACCTTTATATCTTCAGCAGaaacagaaaagaagatattttgaagaatgtttttatccatacaatgaaagtgaatggggtcccattgactttcattgagtGGCCATTGCATGGTTCTTCGAATATTCTTCTTTTGGGTTTCACTGAAGATAGAaattcaggtttggaatgacatgagggtgagtaaatgatgccagaattgtcatttttgggtgaactattccttttctTGGACTTGACTTCTCCAAACGCTAATTTTTGTTGTAAAGGTCCAGCTGTTTCCAATGACCTCCTTACCAACGGTGTACCTGATGAGGTGTGGGTACCATTCAAACTTCTGTTTTCTTATCGTTTTCAGGTGGCGATCCTGTCTAAACAACCAAGTGTGGACTAAAAATCTACCTGACATTTTCCCCCGTACCAGCTTTTCACCACGGAGGGCACCTTAGCATCGAAGCGCGAAGAGAGGAGCTTAACAGAAAGTCTTACGTAAGAATATGCTTGCACACGACATACGCTAGTTGAGGTCCATGAAGCACTGCGCCCTCTCAAACTTGGGGCTTCAGAAAAGTCCGTTGATGCCAACTCAGTCATCGCTGGGTGTTTCCGTCCAGCGGGAGGCTGGAATGATGTAGTCCCCTCGCCGAAGACCTGGACTCCACCGACGAGTCCTGGTCCTCGGTAAAGCTCTCCGGGCTGGCGTCCCCGTCCAGCAGGCTCCCGCAGCTGGAGTTCGGGCTCAGCATCTCCTGGAGGAGGTCGTCCCGAACTAGAGTCGCGTCTCTGGCATCTCGGTTGGCCCGGGCGGGGGCATCACCCCCCACCATGTCGTCCTGGTCGTTAAGGAGCTTGGCCAGGAAGTTGATGTACTTCATGGCCAGGCGGAGGATCTCGTTCTTGCTGAGTTTCTTGTCGGGAGGGTGGGTGGGGATGAGCTTGCGCAGCTCTGCGAAGGCACCGTTCACGTTCTGCTGCCGCCAGCGCTCGCGGCTATTCGTGAAAATCCGTCGCACAATTTTGGGCTGCGAGCCTGCGAAAGCAAAGAAAGTATAGTTAGGTTAAATTCCTTCACATCCATTTGGGGTTTCAAAATTCGCGTTTTAACTTTAGAGGGTGAGTTCTTGTTCATAACAAATCAGCAGCGTTTAACGACACGGTTGAGAGCTTTAACAGTGGTTTCCTTGTGAACACACCTAAGGTGTTCACTCACTTCTCACTGATAGATTAGCTCTTTATCTCCCCCTATTTAGCCAAGAATTAATTAACCTTTCTATTATCTATGGCATTTTACATTCAATTATCCAGGGCCATTTCTCATCCTAGACAGCTCTGTTGGAACAGGGCTATCAATGCTTCACTTTTCCTGATGCACCAGTGACTTCATATAATTACACTTATTTAAATGGATTCCCAACCTCTTGAGTTAAGGAataatttaaagcatttttcgCAGTTTTTGTCTTAAAGCGGCAGCAAAGGCAGCGTTACATTTGCTGCTCTTCTATATCATCTAAGAACATATTGTGTCATGCATACAGCGTTTTCGTCTCATTAGAGTCCCACATCCCAGTCTCAGCACTCGCACCCAAACACATTGCCtcatatttgcatttttataggCAACTCGCAGCTATCTCTTGTGTGCatacactgatttttttttttttttttttttttttaggggggTTGGTTCCATTTCTCTCTTACATGcttgatttctgttttaaatcttttttgtttcacaacaaaattttgtgtttagtttattttaagagGAAATGCATTTTCATGCAATCCAGTATGATTTTCAGTGATGCAAAGATGTTGGTGACATTATGGAAATGGTCATTTTagctaattaatatttattttacatcattttaatttggATGTGCAACTAAAGTGACATTCCttgcaaaaaaaatgttatattaaagtGCATGAAAATTTGGGATTGTTAATTCGCAGATAATTTGTtagaaaatgtattcaaattatGAATTTTAATTGTACAGATAATAAGTAGCCTATATAAAGACAATctgaagatattttgttttaatttatcattttcattttttatgttctctcttctgtttttgcaaaaatgactaaatattttcttttactaaATGGTGCATTATGTCATTTAAGGTGTTGAGAATGAGACTGAGATGATGGAGGGAAATTAGAAatgagagaaaagagaaaagcaCAGCCAAAGAGTGGCTTACCATACTTAGAAAGATCTAAAATGCTCCTACCATCGCTGATTTCAACCTCATAAGGTGCAGGTCTGCGTTTCACTCGACTGCTGGGATACATCCCATAC
The DNA window shown above is from Ctenopharyngodon idella isolate HZGC_01 chromosome 10, HZGC01, whole genome shotgun sequence and carries:
- the pdzk1ip1 gene encoding PDZK1-interacting protein 1; amino-acid sequence: MGKPITVLHWLLLTLGLVAAQTEKAEQALPNWLTGIIAVGVFLFLVFITFLVNKAWCETPSKPEAVIPTEYAMTNGSTREISLDAVRSSDGPNASENVIVHQTDEKVTAM
- the tal1 gene encoding T-cell acute lymphocytic leukemia protein 1 homolog isoform X2; this encodes MMEKLKSEQFPLSPSTEGCGSPPRDTAPEEGDSCGKQEGTTAETGEHHLPEERRVLNGVAKETAHHATELKKEVAVIELSRRGGSADIKGRELKADISHKVQTTELCRPPIPLPLPPRDPLSDTRMVQLSPPAFPLPARAMLYSNMTQPLATINSGFAGEADQYGMYPSSRVKRRPAPYEVEISDGSQPKIVRRIFTNSRERWRQQNVNGAFAELRKLIPTHPPDKKLSKNEILRLAMKYINFLAKLLNDQDDMVGGDAPARANRDARDATLVRDDLLQEMLSPNSSCGSLLDGDASPESFTEDQDSSVESRSSARGLHHSSLPLDGNTQR
- the tal1 gene encoding T-cell acute lymphocytic leukemia protein 1 homolog isoform X1 — its product is MMEKLKSEQFPLSPSTEGCGSPPRDTAPEEGDSCGKQEGTTAETGEHHLPEERRVLNGVAKETAHHATELKKEVAVIELSRRGGSADIKGRELKADISHKVQTTELCRPPIPLPLPPRDPLSDTRMVQLSPPAFPLPARAMLYSNMTQPLATINSGFAGEADQYGMYPSSRVKRRPAPYEVEISDGRSILDLSKYGSQPKIVRRIFTNSRERWRQQNVNGAFAELRKLIPTHPPDKKLSKNEILRLAMKYINFLAKLLNDQDDMVGGDAPARANRDARDATLVRDDLLQEMLSPNSSCGSLLDGDASPESFTEDQDSSVESRSSARGLHHSSLPLDGNTQR